Proteins from a single region of Callithrix jacchus isolate 240 chromosome 12, calJac240_pri, whole genome shotgun sequence:
- the NAGPA gene encoding N-acetylglucosamine-1-phosphodiester alpha-N-acetylglucosaminidase isoform X6, with protein MAASTGRWLVLRLALLGFLAEASGGLGSGASRDDDLLLPYPRERARLPRDCTRVRAGSRDHESWPPPPAIPGTGGLALRTFVSHFGDRAVAGHLTRAVAPLRTFSVLEPGGPGGCAARRRATVEETARAAGCRVAQNGGFFRMNTGECLGNVVSNERRVSSSGGLQNAQFGIRRDGTLVTGYLSEEEVLDTENPFVQLLSGVVWLIRNGSIYINESQAAECDETQETGSFSKFVNVISARTAIGHDRKGQLVLFHADGQTEQRGQDNMWRCPRQVSTVVCVHEPRCQPPDCHGHGTCVDGHCQCTGYFWRGPSCSELDCGPSNCSQHGLCTETGCRCDAGWTGSNCSEVKQCLQPPEATMRAGELSFFTRTTWLALTLVLAFLLLISTTANLSLLLSRAQRNRRLRGDYAYHPLQEINGEPLATEKEQLGATHNPFKD; from the exons ATGGCGGCCTCCACGGGTCGCTGGCTTGTCCTCCGGCTTGCGCTACTCGGCTTCTTAGCGGAGGCGTCCGGCGGCCTCGGCTCAGG GGCCTCCCGCGACGACGACTTGCTGCTGCCCTATCCACGCGAGCGCGCGCGCCTGCCCCGGGACTGCACACGGGTGCGCGCCGGCAGCCGCGACCACGAGAGTTGGCCTCCGCCCCCCGCGATCCCCGGCACCGGCGGCCTGGCCCTGCGCACTTTCGTGTCGCACTTCGGGGACCGCGCGGTGGCCGGCCACCTGACCCGGGCTGTTGCGCCCCTGCGCACCTTCTCGGTGCTGGAGCCCGGCGGGCCTGGCGGCTGCGCGGCGAGACGACGCGCCACCGTGGAGGAGACGGCGCGGGCGGCCGGCTGCCGTGTCGCCCAGAACGGCGGCTTCTTCCGCATGAACACGGGCGAGTGCCTGGGAAACGTAGTGAGCAACGAGCGGCGGGTGAGCAGCTCCGGGGGGCTGCAGAACGCGCAGTTCGGGATCCGCCGCGACGGGACCCTGGTCACCGG GTACCTGTCTGAGGAGGAGGTGCTGGACACTGAGAACCCATTTGTGCAGCTGCTTAGTGGTGTCGTGTGGCTGATTCGTAATGGAAGCATCTACATCAACGAGAGCCAAGCCGCCGAGTGCGACGAGACACAGGAGACAG GTTCCTTTAGCAAATTTGTGAACGTGATATCAGCCAGGACGGCCATCGGCCACGACCGGAAGGGCCAGCTGGTGCTGTTTCATGCAGACGGCCAAACGGAGCAGCGTGG CCAGGACAACATGTGGCGCTGTCCCCGCCAAGTGTCCACCGTGGTGTGTGTGCACGAGCCCCGCTGCCAGCCGCCTGACTGCCATGGCCACGGAACCTGCGTGGACGGCCACTGCCAGTGCACCGGGTACTTCTGGCGAGGCCCCAGCTGCAGCGAACTGGACTGCGGCCCCTCTAACTGCAGCCAGCACGGGCTGTGCACAGAGA CTGGCTGCCGCTGTGATGCCGGATGGACTGGGTCCAACTGCAGTGAAG TAAAGCAGTGTCTGCAGCCACCTGAAGCCACCATGAGGGCGGGAGAACTCTCCTTTTTCACCAG GACCACCTGGCTGGCCCTCACCCTGGTGCTGGCCTTCCTCCTGCTGATCAGCACCACAGCAAACCTGTCCTTGCTCCTGTCCAGAGCACAGAGGAACCGGCGACTGCGTGGAGACTACGCCTACCACCCACTGCAGGAGATCAATGGGGAGCCCCTGGCCACAGAGAAGGAGCAGCTGGGGGCCACCCACAACCCCTTCAAGGACTGA
- the NAGPA gene encoding N-acetylglucosamine-1-phosphodiester alpha-N-acetylglucosaminidase isoform X4 yields the protein MAASTGRWLVLRLALLGFLAEASGGLGSGASRDDDLLLPYPRERARLPRDCTRVRAGSRDHESWPPPPAIPGTGGLALRTFVSHFGDRAVAGHLTRAVAPLRTFSVLEPGGPGGCAARRRATVEETARAAGCRVAQNGGFFRMNTGECLGNVVSNERRVSSSGGLQNAQFGIRRDGTLVTGYLSEEEVLDTENPFVQLLSGVVWLIRNGSIYINESQAAECDETQETGSFSKFVNVISARTAIGHDRKGQLVLFHADGQTEQRGQDNMWRCPRQVSTVVCVHEPRCQPPDCHGHGTCVDGHCQCTGYFWRGPSCSELDCGPSNCSQHGLCTETGCRCDAGWTGSNCSEECPLGWHGPGCQRPCECEHQCPCDPQTGNCSVPGVKQCLQPPEATMRAGELSFFTRTTWLALTLVLAFLLLISTTANLSLLLSRAQRNRRLRGDYAYHPLQEINGEPLATEKEQLGATHNPFKD from the exons ATGGCGGCCTCCACGGGTCGCTGGCTTGTCCTCCGGCTTGCGCTACTCGGCTTCTTAGCGGAGGCGTCCGGCGGCCTCGGCTCAGG GGCCTCCCGCGACGACGACTTGCTGCTGCCCTATCCACGCGAGCGCGCGCGCCTGCCCCGGGACTGCACACGGGTGCGCGCCGGCAGCCGCGACCACGAGAGTTGGCCTCCGCCCCCCGCGATCCCCGGCACCGGCGGCCTGGCCCTGCGCACTTTCGTGTCGCACTTCGGGGACCGCGCGGTGGCCGGCCACCTGACCCGGGCTGTTGCGCCCCTGCGCACCTTCTCGGTGCTGGAGCCCGGCGGGCCTGGCGGCTGCGCGGCGAGACGACGCGCCACCGTGGAGGAGACGGCGCGGGCGGCCGGCTGCCGTGTCGCCCAGAACGGCGGCTTCTTCCGCATGAACACGGGCGAGTGCCTGGGAAACGTAGTGAGCAACGAGCGGCGGGTGAGCAGCTCCGGGGGGCTGCAGAACGCGCAGTTCGGGATCCGCCGCGACGGGACCCTGGTCACCGG GTACCTGTCTGAGGAGGAGGTGCTGGACACTGAGAACCCATTTGTGCAGCTGCTTAGTGGTGTCGTGTGGCTGATTCGTAATGGAAGCATCTACATCAACGAGAGCCAAGCCGCCGAGTGCGACGAGACACAGGAGACAG GTTCCTTTAGCAAATTTGTGAACGTGATATCAGCCAGGACGGCCATCGGCCACGACCGGAAGGGCCAGCTGGTGCTGTTTCATGCAGACGGCCAAACGGAGCAGCGTGG CCAGGACAACATGTGGCGCTGTCCCCGCCAAGTGTCCACCGTGGTGTGTGTGCACGAGCCCCGCTGCCAGCCGCCTGACTGCCATGGCCACGGAACCTGCGTGGACGGCCACTGCCAGTGCACCGGGTACTTCTGGCGAGGCCCCAGCTGCAGCGAACTGGACTGCGGCCCCTCTAACTGCAGCCAGCACGGGCTGTGCACAGAGA CTGGCTGCCGCTGTGATGCCGGATGGACTGGGTCCAACTGCAGTGAAG AGTGTCCCCTTGGCTGGCACGGGCCAGGCTGCCAGAGGCCTTGTGAATGTGAGCACCAGTGTCCCTGTGACCCCCAGACTGGCAACTGCAGTGTCCCTGGAG TAAAGCAGTGTCTGCAGCCACCTGAAGCCACCATGAGGGCGGGAGAACTCTCCTTTTTCACCAG GACCACCTGGCTGGCCCTCACCCTGGTGCTGGCCTTCCTCCTGCTGATCAGCACCACAGCAAACCTGTCCTTGCTCCTGTCCAGAGCACAGAGGAACCGGCGACTGCGTGGAGACTACGCCTACCACCCACTGCAGGAGATCAATGGGGAGCCCCTGGCCACAGAGAAGGAGCAGCTGGGGGCCACCCACAACCCCTTCAAGGACTGA
- the NAGPA gene encoding N-acetylglucosamine-1-phosphodiester alpha-N-acetylglucosaminidase isoform X5: MAASTGRWLVLRLALLGFLAEASGGLGSGASRDDDLLLPYPRERARLPRDCTRVRAGSRDHESWPPPPAIPGTGGLALRTFVSHFGDRAVAGHLTRAVAPLRTFSVLEPGGPGGCAARRRATVEETARAAGCRVAQNGGFFRMNTGECLGNVVSNERRVSSSGGLQNAQFGIRRDGTLVTGYLSEEEVLDTENPFVQLLSGVVWLIRNGSIYINESQAAECDETQETGSFSKFVNVISARTAIGHDRKGQLVLFHADGQTEQRGINLWEMAEFLLNQNVVNAINLDGGGSATFVLNGTLASYPSDHCQDNMWRCPRQVSTVVCVHEPRCQPPDCHGHGTCVDGHCQCTGYFWRGPSCSELDCGPSNCSQHGLCTETGCRCDAGWTGSNCSEVKQCLQPPEATMRAGELSFFTRAQRNRRLRGDYAYHPLQEINGEPLATEKEQLGATHNPFKD; the protein is encoded by the exons ATGGCGGCCTCCACGGGTCGCTGGCTTGTCCTCCGGCTTGCGCTACTCGGCTTCTTAGCGGAGGCGTCCGGCGGCCTCGGCTCAGG GGCCTCCCGCGACGACGACTTGCTGCTGCCCTATCCACGCGAGCGCGCGCGCCTGCCCCGGGACTGCACACGGGTGCGCGCCGGCAGCCGCGACCACGAGAGTTGGCCTCCGCCCCCCGCGATCCCCGGCACCGGCGGCCTGGCCCTGCGCACTTTCGTGTCGCACTTCGGGGACCGCGCGGTGGCCGGCCACCTGACCCGGGCTGTTGCGCCCCTGCGCACCTTCTCGGTGCTGGAGCCCGGCGGGCCTGGCGGCTGCGCGGCGAGACGACGCGCCACCGTGGAGGAGACGGCGCGGGCGGCCGGCTGCCGTGTCGCCCAGAACGGCGGCTTCTTCCGCATGAACACGGGCGAGTGCCTGGGAAACGTAGTGAGCAACGAGCGGCGGGTGAGCAGCTCCGGGGGGCTGCAGAACGCGCAGTTCGGGATCCGCCGCGACGGGACCCTGGTCACCGG GTACCTGTCTGAGGAGGAGGTGCTGGACACTGAGAACCCATTTGTGCAGCTGCTTAGTGGTGTCGTGTGGCTGATTCGTAATGGAAGCATCTACATCAACGAGAGCCAAGCCGCCGAGTGCGACGAGACACAGGAGACAG GTTCCTTTAGCAAATTTGTGAACGTGATATCAGCCAGGACGGCCATCGGCCACGACCGGAAGGGCCAGCTGGTGCTGTTTCATGCAGACGGCCAAACGGAGCAGCGTGG CATCAATCTTTGGGAGATGGCAGAGTTCCTGCTAAACCAGAATGTGGTCAACGCCATCAACCTGGATGGGGGTGGCTCTGCCACCTTCGTGCTCAATGGAACCTTGGCCAGCTACCCGTCAGATCACTG CCAGGACAACATGTGGCGCTGTCCCCGCCAAGTGTCCACCGTGGTGTGTGTGCACGAGCCCCGCTGCCAGCCGCCTGACTGCCATGGCCACGGAACCTGCGTGGACGGCCACTGCCAGTGCACCGGGTACTTCTGGCGAGGCCCCAGCTGCAGCGAACTGGACTGCGGCCCCTCTAACTGCAGCCAGCACGGGCTGTGCACAGAGA CTGGCTGCCGCTGTGATGCCGGATGGACTGGGTCCAACTGCAGTGAAG TAAAGCAGTGTCTGCAGCCACCTGAAGCCACCATGAGGGCGGGAGAACTCTCCTTTTTCACCAG AGCACAGAGGAACCGGCGACTGCGTGGAGACTACGCCTACCACCCACTGCAGGAGATCAATGGGGAGCCCCTGGCCACAGAGAAGGAGCAGCTGGGGGCCACCCACAACCCCTTCAAGGACTGA
- the NAGPA gene encoding N-acetylglucosamine-1-phosphodiester alpha-N-acetylglucosaminidase isoform X3, whose product MAASTGRWLVLRLALLGFLAEASGGLGSGASRDDDLLLPYPRERARLPRDCTRVRAGSRDHESWPPPPAIPGTGGLALRTFVSHFGDRAVAGHLTRAVAPLRTFSVLEPGGPGGCAARRRATVEETARAAGCRVAQNGGFFRMNTGECLGNVVSNERRVSSSGGLQNAQFGIRRDGTLVTGYLSEEEVLDTENPFVQLLSGVVWLIRNGSIYINESQAAECDETQETGSFSKFVNVISARTAIGHDRKGQLVLFHADGQTEQRGINLWEMAEFLLNQNVVNAINLDGGGSATFVLNGTLASYPSDHCQDNMWRCPRQVSTVVCVHEPRCQPPDCHGHGTCVDGHCQCTGYFWRGPSCSELDCGPSNCSQHGLCTETGCRCDAGWTGSNCSEVKQCLQPPEATMRAGELSFFTRTTWLALTLVLAFLLLISTTANLSLLLSRAQRNRRLRGDYAYHPLQEINGEPLATEKEQLGATHNPFKD is encoded by the exons ATGGCGGCCTCCACGGGTCGCTGGCTTGTCCTCCGGCTTGCGCTACTCGGCTTCTTAGCGGAGGCGTCCGGCGGCCTCGGCTCAGG GGCCTCCCGCGACGACGACTTGCTGCTGCCCTATCCACGCGAGCGCGCGCGCCTGCCCCGGGACTGCACACGGGTGCGCGCCGGCAGCCGCGACCACGAGAGTTGGCCTCCGCCCCCCGCGATCCCCGGCACCGGCGGCCTGGCCCTGCGCACTTTCGTGTCGCACTTCGGGGACCGCGCGGTGGCCGGCCACCTGACCCGGGCTGTTGCGCCCCTGCGCACCTTCTCGGTGCTGGAGCCCGGCGGGCCTGGCGGCTGCGCGGCGAGACGACGCGCCACCGTGGAGGAGACGGCGCGGGCGGCCGGCTGCCGTGTCGCCCAGAACGGCGGCTTCTTCCGCATGAACACGGGCGAGTGCCTGGGAAACGTAGTGAGCAACGAGCGGCGGGTGAGCAGCTCCGGGGGGCTGCAGAACGCGCAGTTCGGGATCCGCCGCGACGGGACCCTGGTCACCGG GTACCTGTCTGAGGAGGAGGTGCTGGACACTGAGAACCCATTTGTGCAGCTGCTTAGTGGTGTCGTGTGGCTGATTCGTAATGGAAGCATCTACATCAACGAGAGCCAAGCCGCCGAGTGCGACGAGACACAGGAGACAG GTTCCTTTAGCAAATTTGTGAACGTGATATCAGCCAGGACGGCCATCGGCCACGACCGGAAGGGCCAGCTGGTGCTGTTTCATGCAGACGGCCAAACGGAGCAGCGTGG CATCAATCTTTGGGAGATGGCAGAGTTCCTGCTAAACCAGAATGTGGTCAACGCCATCAACCTGGATGGGGGTGGCTCTGCCACCTTCGTGCTCAATGGAACCTTGGCCAGCTACCCGTCAGATCACTG CCAGGACAACATGTGGCGCTGTCCCCGCCAAGTGTCCACCGTGGTGTGTGTGCACGAGCCCCGCTGCCAGCCGCCTGACTGCCATGGCCACGGAACCTGCGTGGACGGCCACTGCCAGTGCACCGGGTACTTCTGGCGAGGCCCCAGCTGCAGCGAACTGGACTGCGGCCCCTCTAACTGCAGCCAGCACGGGCTGTGCACAGAGA CTGGCTGCCGCTGTGATGCCGGATGGACTGGGTCCAACTGCAGTGAAG TAAAGCAGTGTCTGCAGCCACCTGAAGCCACCATGAGGGCGGGAGAACTCTCCTTTTTCACCAG GACCACCTGGCTGGCCCTCACCCTGGTGCTGGCCTTCCTCCTGCTGATCAGCACCACAGCAAACCTGTCCTTGCTCCTGTCCAGAGCACAGAGGAACCGGCGACTGCGTGGAGACTACGCCTACCACCCACTGCAGGAGATCAATGGGGAGCCCCTGGCCACAGAGAAGGAGCAGCTGGGGGCCACCCACAACCCCTTCAAGGACTGA
- the NAGPA gene encoding N-acetylglucosamine-1-phosphodiester alpha-N-acetylglucosaminidase isoform X2: MAASTGRWLVLRLALLGFLAEASGGLGSGASRDDDLLLPYPRERARLPRDCTRVRAGSRDHESWPPPPAIPGTGGLALRTFVSHFGDRAVAGHLTRAVAPLRTFSVLEPGGPGGCAARRRATVEETARAAGCRVAQNGGFFRMNTGECLGNVVSNERRVSSSGGLQNAQFGIRRDGTLVTGYLSEEEVLDTENPFVQLLSGVVWLIRNGSIYINESQAAECDETQETGSFSKFVNVISARTAIGHDRKGQLVLFHADGQTEQRGINLWEMAEFLLNQNVVNAINLDGGGSATFVLNGTLASYPSDHCQDNMWRCPRQVSTVVCVHEPRCQPPDCHGHGTCVDGHCQCTGYFWRGPSCSELDCGPSNCSQHGLCTETGCRCDAGWTGSNCSEECPLGWHGPGCQRPCECEHQCPCDPQTGNCSVPGVKQCLQPPEATMRAGELSFFTRAQRNRRLRGDYAYHPLQEINGEPLATEKEQLGATHNPFKD; encoded by the exons ATGGCGGCCTCCACGGGTCGCTGGCTTGTCCTCCGGCTTGCGCTACTCGGCTTCTTAGCGGAGGCGTCCGGCGGCCTCGGCTCAGG GGCCTCCCGCGACGACGACTTGCTGCTGCCCTATCCACGCGAGCGCGCGCGCCTGCCCCGGGACTGCACACGGGTGCGCGCCGGCAGCCGCGACCACGAGAGTTGGCCTCCGCCCCCCGCGATCCCCGGCACCGGCGGCCTGGCCCTGCGCACTTTCGTGTCGCACTTCGGGGACCGCGCGGTGGCCGGCCACCTGACCCGGGCTGTTGCGCCCCTGCGCACCTTCTCGGTGCTGGAGCCCGGCGGGCCTGGCGGCTGCGCGGCGAGACGACGCGCCACCGTGGAGGAGACGGCGCGGGCGGCCGGCTGCCGTGTCGCCCAGAACGGCGGCTTCTTCCGCATGAACACGGGCGAGTGCCTGGGAAACGTAGTGAGCAACGAGCGGCGGGTGAGCAGCTCCGGGGGGCTGCAGAACGCGCAGTTCGGGATCCGCCGCGACGGGACCCTGGTCACCGG GTACCTGTCTGAGGAGGAGGTGCTGGACACTGAGAACCCATTTGTGCAGCTGCTTAGTGGTGTCGTGTGGCTGATTCGTAATGGAAGCATCTACATCAACGAGAGCCAAGCCGCCGAGTGCGACGAGACACAGGAGACAG GTTCCTTTAGCAAATTTGTGAACGTGATATCAGCCAGGACGGCCATCGGCCACGACCGGAAGGGCCAGCTGGTGCTGTTTCATGCAGACGGCCAAACGGAGCAGCGTGG CATCAATCTTTGGGAGATGGCAGAGTTCCTGCTAAACCAGAATGTGGTCAACGCCATCAACCTGGATGGGGGTGGCTCTGCCACCTTCGTGCTCAATGGAACCTTGGCCAGCTACCCGTCAGATCACTG CCAGGACAACATGTGGCGCTGTCCCCGCCAAGTGTCCACCGTGGTGTGTGTGCACGAGCCCCGCTGCCAGCCGCCTGACTGCCATGGCCACGGAACCTGCGTGGACGGCCACTGCCAGTGCACCGGGTACTTCTGGCGAGGCCCCAGCTGCAGCGAACTGGACTGCGGCCCCTCTAACTGCAGCCAGCACGGGCTGTGCACAGAGA CTGGCTGCCGCTGTGATGCCGGATGGACTGGGTCCAACTGCAGTGAAG AGTGTCCCCTTGGCTGGCACGGGCCAGGCTGCCAGAGGCCTTGTGAATGTGAGCACCAGTGTCCCTGTGACCCCCAGACTGGCAACTGCAGTGTCCCTGGAG TAAAGCAGTGTCTGCAGCCACCTGAAGCCACCATGAGGGCGGGAGAACTCTCCTTTTTCACCAG AGCACAGAGGAACCGGCGACTGCGTGGAGACTACGCCTACCACCCACTGCAGGAGATCAATGGGGAGCCCCTGGCCACAGAGAAGGAGCAGCTGGGGGCCACCCACAACCCCTTCAAGGACTGA
- the NAGPA gene encoding N-acetylglucosamine-1-phosphodiester alpha-N-acetylglucosaminidase isoform X1: MAASTGRWLVLRLALLGFLAEASGGLGSGASRDDDLLLPYPRERARLPRDCTRVRAGSRDHESWPPPPAIPGTGGLALRTFVSHFGDRAVAGHLTRAVAPLRTFSVLEPGGPGGCAARRRATVEETARAAGCRVAQNGGFFRMNTGECLGNVVSNERRVSSSGGLQNAQFGIRRDGTLVTGYLSEEEVLDTENPFVQLLSGVVWLIRNGSIYINESQAAECDETQETGSFSKFVNVISARTAIGHDRKGQLVLFHADGQTEQRGINLWEMAEFLLNQNVVNAINLDGGGSATFVLNGTLASYPSDHCQDNMWRCPRQVSTVVCVHEPRCQPPDCHGHGTCVDGHCQCTGYFWRGPSCSELDCGPSNCSQHGLCTETGCRCDAGWTGSNCSEECPLGWHGPGCQRPCECEHQCPCDPQTGNCSVPGVKQCLQPPEATMRAGELSFFTRTTWLALTLVLAFLLLISTTANLSLLLSRAQRNRRLRGDYAYHPLQEINGEPLATEKEQLGATHNPFKD; this comes from the exons ATGGCGGCCTCCACGGGTCGCTGGCTTGTCCTCCGGCTTGCGCTACTCGGCTTCTTAGCGGAGGCGTCCGGCGGCCTCGGCTCAGG GGCCTCCCGCGACGACGACTTGCTGCTGCCCTATCCACGCGAGCGCGCGCGCCTGCCCCGGGACTGCACACGGGTGCGCGCCGGCAGCCGCGACCACGAGAGTTGGCCTCCGCCCCCCGCGATCCCCGGCACCGGCGGCCTGGCCCTGCGCACTTTCGTGTCGCACTTCGGGGACCGCGCGGTGGCCGGCCACCTGACCCGGGCTGTTGCGCCCCTGCGCACCTTCTCGGTGCTGGAGCCCGGCGGGCCTGGCGGCTGCGCGGCGAGACGACGCGCCACCGTGGAGGAGACGGCGCGGGCGGCCGGCTGCCGTGTCGCCCAGAACGGCGGCTTCTTCCGCATGAACACGGGCGAGTGCCTGGGAAACGTAGTGAGCAACGAGCGGCGGGTGAGCAGCTCCGGGGGGCTGCAGAACGCGCAGTTCGGGATCCGCCGCGACGGGACCCTGGTCACCGG GTACCTGTCTGAGGAGGAGGTGCTGGACACTGAGAACCCATTTGTGCAGCTGCTTAGTGGTGTCGTGTGGCTGATTCGTAATGGAAGCATCTACATCAACGAGAGCCAAGCCGCCGAGTGCGACGAGACACAGGAGACAG GTTCCTTTAGCAAATTTGTGAACGTGATATCAGCCAGGACGGCCATCGGCCACGACCGGAAGGGCCAGCTGGTGCTGTTTCATGCAGACGGCCAAACGGAGCAGCGTGG CATCAATCTTTGGGAGATGGCAGAGTTCCTGCTAAACCAGAATGTGGTCAACGCCATCAACCTGGATGGGGGTGGCTCTGCCACCTTCGTGCTCAATGGAACCTTGGCCAGCTACCCGTCAGATCACTG CCAGGACAACATGTGGCGCTGTCCCCGCCAAGTGTCCACCGTGGTGTGTGTGCACGAGCCCCGCTGCCAGCCGCCTGACTGCCATGGCCACGGAACCTGCGTGGACGGCCACTGCCAGTGCACCGGGTACTTCTGGCGAGGCCCCAGCTGCAGCGAACTGGACTGCGGCCCCTCTAACTGCAGCCAGCACGGGCTGTGCACAGAGA CTGGCTGCCGCTGTGATGCCGGATGGACTGGGTCCAACTGCAGTGAAG AGTGTCCCCTTGGCTGGCACGGGCCAGGCTGCCAGAGGCCTTGTGAATGTGAGCACCAGTGTCCCTGTGACCCCCAGACTGGCAACTGCAGTGTCCCTGGAG TAAAGCAGTGTCTGCAGCCACCTGAAGCCACCATGAGGGCGGGAGAACTCTCCTTTTTCACCAG GACCACCTGGCTGGCCCTCACCCTGGTGCTGGCCTTCCTCCTGCTGATCAGCACCACAGCAAACCTGTCCTTGCTCCTGTCCAGAGCACAGAGGAACCGGCGACTGCGTGGAGACTACGCCTACCACCCACTGCAGGAGATCAATGGGGAGCCCCTGGCCACAGAGAAGGAGCAGCTGGGGGCCACCCACAACCCCTTCAAGGACTGA